Proteins co-encoded in one Papaver somniferum cultivar HN1 chromosome 5, ASM357369v1, whole genome shotgun sequence genomic window:
- the LOC113283602 gene encoding GPI ethanolamine phosphate transferase 2-like isoform X4 encodes MSSSSSLTCGRLATWTIIAVLLQILGLLLFVLGFFPVKPALSGVSGMESYRDPMSSSREDQEQIKHLSQNQLRSLYKDMSKISPTFDRLILMVVDGLPAEFVLGRGDQPPTKAMMEAMPYTQSLLSHGKAIGYHAKAAPPTVTMPRLKAMVSGAIGGFLDVAFNFNSQAFRDDNLLGQLYSIGWKMVMLGDETWIKLFPGLFTRHDGVSSFYVKDTVEVDHNVSRHLGAELTATDWDLLILHYLGLDHVGHIGGRSSTLMIPKLKEMDEVIKKIHMSSDLPQDSSNGRTLLMVVSDHGMTENGNHGGSSYEETDSLALFIGIGSKLPDYALATRKTASQVDIAPTLALLFGVPIPKNNIGVLMSEAFDSLADDQKLRALKLNSWQLLRLLQAQLPALSCSSYPCDNYDGAQCSGINACKVSIEQKFCCLFSKATTLHSSWTSQKHRTSRSNNSEDARSIFAAYNEFLRTSSEWLSRRATDKPPELLAPGIASMAVSCAMFLFILFCLCKEVYLKENQGLLDCSYKWHLDEVYALVVVVIFVFSMGSSSMVEEEQYIWHFLTSTLYLIFLRKSFQLPSPGAVPNMGNVIKRLKSSNHCPIYSIIFVLICGRILRGWHQGGVNWVHLPDISKWLEQTDPPTIQSFQIVSLLFIIGMSSFNLYLLEPKRRIVLVIQVSLFLSGFLLVMHIMEFQGTVFGQSNYSSTLIAQSIYATIIMTVIVTVLQAPWVTPVSVRDHQVNNESLLVNSASKDMEIRSLLPAVKYSLHLIGLTYTVCWCLLQLLLQQPVNAMPVLLLFFQILGSMFYFSNNETHSKHWVEHCTFWEWLAILALGTATLLPLLMLQELL; translated from the exons atgtcatcatcatcatctctaaCTTGCGGTAGACTGGCGACATGGACTATAATTGCAGTTCTGCTGCAAATTCTAGGTCTTTTACTCTTTGTTTTAGGGTTCTTCCCTGTCAAACCAGCTCTCTCTGGCGTTAG TGGTATGGAGAGTTATAGGGATCCAATGTCAAGTTCCAGAGAAGATCAAGAGCAGATAAAACATCTGTCTCAAAATCAATTGAGATCTTTATACAAG GATATGTCGAAGATTTCGCCTACATTTGATCGATTAATACTAATG GTTGTTGATGGTCTTCCAGCAGAGTTTGTTCTGGGAAGGGGCGATCAACCTCCAACTAAAGCTATGATGGAAGCTATGCCATATACTCAGTCATTATTATCTCATGGAAAAGCAATTGGGTACCACGCGAAAGCAGCTCCTCCAACAGTTACAATGCCTCGCTTAAAG GCAATGGTTTCAGGAGCAATTGGGGGATTTCTTGATGTGGCGTTCAATTTTAATTCACAAGCTTTTCGAGATGACAATTTGCTTG GTCAGTTATACAGCATTGGCTGGAAAATGGTGATGCTTGGGGATGAAACATGGATTAAGTTGTTTCCTGGATTATTTACAAGGCATGATGGAGTTAGCAGTTTTTAT GTCAAAGATACTGTTGAAGTGGATCACAATGTTTCTCGACATTTGGGAGCTGAACTTACAGCTACAGATTGGGATCTTTTG ATTCTTCACTATCTAGGCTTGGATCATGTTGGCCATATTGGTGGGCGTAGTAG TACCCTGATGATCCCGAAACTGAAAGAGATGGATGAAGTTATTAAGAAAATTCACATGAGCTCAGACCTACCTCAAGACTCTTCTAATGGGCGGACACTTTTG ATGGTAGTCAGTGACCATGGCATGACTGAAAATGGGAACCATGGTGGATCTTCATATGAGGAAACAGATTCTTTAGCTCTCTTTATTGGTATAGGATCTAAGCTACCAGATTATGCATTGGCAACCCGAAAAACAGCTTCTCAG GTAGACATAGCACCAACATTGGCTCTTCTTTTTGGTGTACCAATTCCAAAAAATAACATTGGTGTTCTGATGTCAGAAGCCTTTGACTCACTAGCAG ATGACCAAAAACTGCGAGCTTTGAAATTAAATTCATGGCAGTTACTTCGACTACTGCAAGCACAGTTACCGGCTTTATCTTGTAGTAGTTATCCATGTGACAACTATGATGGGGCACAATGTTCAGGAATAAATGCATGCAAAGTTAGTATTGAGCAGAAGTTTTGCTGTTTATTCTCAAAAGCCACAACTCTCCACAGTTCATGGACATCTCAAAAACACAGAACTTCTAG GTCTAATAATAGTGAGGATGCTAGGAGCATATTTGCAGCATATAATGAATTTCTAAGAACTTCAAGTGAGTGGCTATCACGGAGAGCCACTGAT AAACCTCCTGAACTGCTTGCTCCTGGAATTGCCTCAATGGCTGTATCTTGTGCAATGTTCTTGTTTATTCTATTCTGTTTGTGCAAGGAAGTGTACCTTAAAGAGAACCAAGGGCTTCTTGACTGCAGTTACAAGTGGCATTTGGATGAGGTTTACGCTTTGGTTGTGGTTGTGATCTTTGTTTTTAGTATGGGATCAAGTTCTATGGTAGAGGAAGAGCAATACATATGGCACTTTTTGACATCCACATTGTATTTGATATTTCTCCGTAAAAGTTTTCAGTTGCCATCTCCAGGAGCAGTACCAAACATGGGCAATGTGATCAAAAGACTAAAGAGCAGCAACCATTGCCCAATATATTCCATTATCTTCGTGCTTATTTGTGGGAGGATATTGAGAGGCTGGCATCAAGGTGGTGTTAATTGGGTTCATCTGCCTGACATATCAAAATGGCTTGAACAGACTGATCCTCCTACAATACAATCCTTCCAAATTGTCTCACTTCTCTTTATCATCGGTATGAGCTCCTTCAATCTTTATCTACTAGAACCAAAGAGAAGAATTGTTCTGGTTATTCAGGTCAGCTTGTTCTTGTCCGGATTCCTTTTAGTAATGCACATCATGGAATTTCAGGGCACTGTATTTGGACAATCCAACTATAGTTCCACTTTAATAGCTCAAAGTATTTATGCAACTATTATCATGACGGTAATTGTGACTGTTTTACAAGCACCATGGGTTACACCTGTTTCAGTTCGTGACCACCAAGTAAACAACGAATCCCTTTTGGTAAATTCTGCTTCCAAAGATATGGAAATCAGATCTCTTCTACCTGCTGTAAAATATTCTTTGCACTTGATTGGATTGACATACACAGTATGTTGGTGCCTTCTACAACTCTTACTTCAGCAACCAGTTAATGCAATGCCTGTCTTGTTGCTTTTCTTTCAAATTCTGGGGAGCATGTTCTACTTTTCCAACAATGAGACGCATAGCAAACATTGGGTCGAG CATTGTACTTTCTGGGAATGGCTGGCCATTTTGGCCTTGGGAACAGCAACACTCTTGCCACTATTGATGTTGCAGGAGCTTTTATA G